One Pseudomonas lalucatii genomic window carries:
- a CDS encoding PepSY-associated TM helix domain-containing protein, translated as MRSFLVLLHRWFGLFIALFLIVSGLTGAVISWDHEIDEWLNPQLFESRSQGVAQAPQALAAQLEARDPRLQIGFMPLYTEPGHAFGVSVNPRIDPATGKAFALDFNQVALDPVTGVEQGRRMWGAVSLSRENLMPFLYKLHYSLHIPDAFGIELGILLFGIVAIVWSLDAFVALWLAFPSWRGWRKSLAFRWQQGGYRLNFDLHRSGGVWLWALLLMLAVTSVSMNLNVQVVRPLVELFSPLTPSPFASRTPVGLDQQPQPGISRAEAVARGEVEAARLGLDKPAGGVFYSPEFDVYGVGFYTAENDHGDGGLGNPWLYLDGQSGALLGQHIPGTGSAGDIFMQAQFPLHSGRILGLPGRILVSLLGLAVAGLSLTGLVIWLKKRRSRVLRRQRGRPPEAGWPLAQRQSG; from the coding sequence CCTGTTCCTGATCGTTTCCGGGCTCACCGGCGCGGTGATCTCCTGGGATCACGAGATCGACGAATGGCTCAACCCCCAGCTGTTCGAAAGCCGCAGCCAGGGCGTGGCGCAGGCGCCCCAAGCCCTGGCTGCGCAGTTGGAAGCGCGCGACCCGCGCCTGCAGATCGGCTTCATGCCGCTGTACACCGAGCCGGGCCACGCCTTCGGCGTCAGCGTCAATCCACGCATCGACCCGGCCACCGGCAAGGCCTTCGCGCTGGACTTCAACCAGGTGGCCCTCGACCCGGTGACCGGCGTGGAGCAGGGGCGGCGGATGTGGGGCGCGGTGTCGCTGAGCCGGGAAAACCTCATGCCGTTTCTCTACAAGCTGCATTACAGCCTGCATATTCCCGATGCCTTCGGCATCGAGCTGGGCATCCTGCTGTTCGGCATCGTCGCCATCGTCTGGAGCCTGGATGCCTTCGTCGCCCTCTGGCTGGCGTTCCCCAGCTGGCGCGGCTGGCGCAAGTCATTGGCCTTCCGCTGGCAGCAGGGCGGCTACAGGCTCAACTTCGACCTGCACCGCTCCGGCGGCGTGTGGCTCTGGGCCCTGCTGCTGATGCTGGCGGTGACCTCGGTGTCGATGAACCTCAATGTGCAGGTGGTGCGGCCGCTGGTCGAGCTGTTCTCGCCGCTGACCCCCAGTCCCTTTGCCAGCCGCACGCCCGTCGGCCTCGACCAGCAGCCCCAGCCCGGTATAAGCCGTGCCGAGGCGGTGGCGCGCGGGGAGGTGGAAGCGGCGCGGCTGGGCCTGGATAAACCCGCAGGCGGGGTGTTCTATTCGCCGGAGTTCGATGTCTACGGCGTGGGTTTCTACACCGCCGAGAACGACCACGGCGATGGCGGCCTGGGCAATCCCTGGCTGTACCTGGACGGGCAGAGCGGCGCGCTGCTGGGCCAGCACATTCCGGGTACCGGCAGCGCCGGGGATATCTTCATGCAGGCGCAGTTCCCGCTGCACTCCGGGCGCATCCTCGGCCTGCCCGGACGCATCCTGGTGTCGCTGCTCGGCCTGGCGGTGGCCGGGCTGTCGCTGACCGGCCTGGTGATCTGGCTGAAGAAACGCCGCTCGCGGGTGCTGCGCCGGCAGCGCGGGCGCCCGCCCGAGGCCGGCTGGCCGCTCGCCCAGCGCCAGTCCGGCTAG
- a CDS encoding 3'-5' exonuclease yields MSPPGTLPRSGQAPAPDWPQLLGELAGKARDERLARFYRAGTVSADTPLEQVPLLALDVETTGLDSQRDSIVSLGLVPFDLQRIRCGAAKYWVVKPVCELSSQSVTFHHITHSDIRDAPPLANVLDELLAAMAGKVVVVHYRRIERGFLDQAMRQLVGEGLHFPLIDTMQLEARLHRGKHRPGWLDRLLGRKPLSIRLADSRLRYGLPLYQAHHALTDALATAELLQAQVARLDAAQIAVGELWQ; encoded by the coding sequence ATGAGCCCGCCCGGGACCCTGCCGCGCAGCGGGCAAGCGCCCGCCCCGGACTGGCCGCAACTACTCGGCGAACTGGCGGGAAAGGCCCGTGACGAGCGCCTGGCGCGCTTCTATCGGGCCGGCACGGTGAGCGCCGATACGCCGCTGGAGCAGGTCCCCCTGCTGGCCCTCGACGTGGAGACCACCGGCCTGGACAGCCAGCGCGACTCGATCGTCAGCCTCGGCCTGGTGCCCTTCGACCTGCAGCGCATCCGCTGTGGCGCGGCCAAGTACTGGGTGGTCAAGCCGGTGTGCGAGCTGAGCAGCCAGTCGGTGACCTTCCACCACATCACCCACTCGGACATCCGCGATGCGCCGCCGCTGGCCAACGTGCTCGACGAGCTGCTGGCCGCCATGGCCGGCAAGGTGGTGGTGGTGCACTACCGGCGCATCGAACGCGGCTTTCTCGACCAGGCCATGCGCCAGCTGGTCGGCGAGGGCCTGCACTTCCCGCTGATCGACACCATGCAGCTGGAGGCGCGCCTGCACCGGGGCAAGCACAGGCCGGGCTGGCTGGACCGGCTGCTGGGCCGCAAACCCCTGTCCATCCGCCTGGCCGACAGCCGCCTGCGCTACGGCCTGCCGCTGTACCAGGCGCACCATGCCCTGACCGATGCCCTGGCCACCGCCGAACTGCTGCAGGCCCAGGTGGCCCGCCTCGACGCGGCGCAGATCGCCGTCGGCGAACTCTGGCAATAA
- a CDS encoding BCCT family transporter translates to MGKDPAQGTAPPAESLDSIPAPTGAANLIDTDYVIGQDNIKGRFLFNLDIHGKVFTISALLSVLFVVLTLALQSEVEPLFTALRNWLTSNLAWFFLGSANIFVLLCVGLILSPLGRVRIGGKEATPDYSYSGWFAMLFAAGMGIGLMFYGVAEPMSHYSSALGGTSVENGVRTDWAPLGAAAGDAEAAASLSMAATIFHWGLHPWAIYAIVALSLALFSFNKGLPLSIRSIFYPLLGERVWGWPGHIIDILAVLATLFGLATSLGIGAQQASAGLEYLFGIESNDTSMVLLVVGITAIALLSVMAGLDKGVKRLSEINMVLAALLLVFIIAVGPTLAIITGFFSNLGSYLVNLPALSNPIGREDANFSQGWTAFYWAWWISWSPFVGMFIARVSRGRSVREFLIAVLLVPSLVSVLWMTAFGGTALSQLLGDGFTGVQDAALELKMFAMFGELPLTEISSFVGIVLVIVFFVTSSDSGSLVIDTITAGGKVNAPVPQRAFWAILEGVVAIALLLGGGLVALQAMAVSAGFPFTIVLLVGCISIVKGLMSEPR, encoded by the coding sequence ATGGGTAAAGATCCTGCGCAGGGCACCGCCCCGCCAGCGGAAAGCCTGGATAGCATCCCGGCCCCGACCGGGGCGGCGAATCTGATCGACACCGACTACGTCATCGGCCAGGACAACATCAAGGGACGTTTCCTCTTCAACCTGGACATCCACGGCAAGGTGTTCACCATCTCGGCGCTGCTGAGCGTGCTGTTCGTGGTGCTGACCCTGGCCCTGCAGAGCGAGGTCGAGCCGCTGTTCACCGCCTTGCGCAACTGGCTGACCAGCAACCTGGCCTGGTTCTTCCTCGGCTCGGCGAACATCTTCGTGCTGCTGTGCGTCGGCCTGATCCTCTCGCCGCTGGGGCGGGTGCGCATCGGCGGCAAGGAAGCCACCCCGGACTACTCCTACAGCGGCTGGTTCGCCATGCTGTTCGCTGCCGGCATGGGCATCGGCCTGATGTTCTATGGCGTGGCCGAGCCGATGTCGCACTACTCCTCGGCCCTGGGCGGTACCAGTGTCGAGAACGGCGTGCGCACCGACTGGGCGCCCCTGGGCGCCGCCGCCGGCGATGCCGAGGCGGCCGCCAGCCTGAGCATGGCCGCCACCATCTTCCACTGGGGCCTGCACCCCTGGGCGATCTACGCCATCGTCGCCCTGTCCCTGGCGCTGTTCTCCTTCAACAAGGGCCTGCCGCTGAGCATCCGCTCGATCTTCTATCCGCTGCTCGGTGAGCGGGTCTGGGGCTGGCCGGGGCACATCATCGACATCCTGGCGGTGCTCGCCACCCTGTTCGGCCTGGCCACCTCCCTCGGCATCGGCGCGCAGCAGGCATCGGCCGGGCTGGAGTATCTGTTCGGCATCGAGTCCAACGACACCAGCATGGTGTTGCTGGTGGTGGGCATCACCGCGATCGCCCTGCTGTCGGTGATGGCCGGCCTGGACAAGGGGGTCAAGCGCCTGTCGGAAATCAACATGGTGCTGGCGGCGCTGCTGCTGGTGTTCATCATCGCGGTCGGCCCGACCCTGGCGATCATCACCGGCTTCTTCAGCAACCTGGGCAGCTACCTGGTCAACCTGCCGGCGCTGTCCAACCCGATCGGCCGCGAAGACGCCAACTTCAGCCAGGGCTGGACCGCCTTCTACTGGGCCTGGTGGATCAGCTGGTCGCCGTTCGTCGGCATGTTCATCGCCCGGGTCAGCCGCGGCCGCAGCGTGCGCGAGTTCCTCATCGCGGTATTGCTGGTGCCCTCGCTGGTGTCGGTGCTGTGGATGACCGCCTTCGGCGGCACGGCGCTGAGCCAGCTGCTCGGTGACGGCTTCACCGGGGTGCAGGATGCCGCCCTGGAGCTGAAGATGTTCGCCATGTTCGGCGAGCTGCCGCTGACCGAGATCAGCTCCTTCGTCGGTATCGTCCTGGTGATAGTGTTCTTCGTCACCTCGTCGGACTCCGGCTCCCTGGTGATCGACACCATCACCGCTGGCGGCAAGGTCAACGCGCCGGTGCCGCAGCGCGCGTTCTGGGCGATTCTGGAAGGCGTGGTGGCCATTGCCCTGCTGCTCGGCGGCGGCCTGGTGGCCCTGCAGGCGATGGCGGTGTCCGCCGGCTTCCCCTTCACCATCGTGCTGTTGGTCGGCTGTATTTCCATCGTCAAGGGGCTGATGTCGGAACCGCGCTAA
- a CDS encoding DUF294 nucleotidyltransferase-like domain-containing protein — translation MQVEQIEIRDHLSRYAPFDALPEEVVDDIARQVEVGYFKAGSDILGYGEPIEDLHYIRSGAVEIYRRNGELYNRLAEGEVFGQFGLLRGHKVRLPAKAIEDSLIYFIPGNLFEQLCEAYDNFADFVEAEGVSRLKSKDAPQGTATELMSIEVRKLITRRTVSVPLGTSVQDAARVMTEHGVSSLVIFGSTPAGAAGPRPTQIMAGITTDRDLRIRVLAEGLPLDTPVDQVMSPNPITIQAEDSVFEAMLCMLRNNIHHLPVVHRQRPVGVINLSDIIKYESQSSLYLVNTIFNRKSVAELQALLPDLRATFLRMVNEEANAHMIGSAMSGIGRSFTQRLLELAEEELGPPPVPYCFMALGSMARDEQLIVTDQDNALVLDNRFDPRVHDEYFLRLATFVSDGLAACGYSYCKGGIMATNAKWRQPLRVWKGYFNQWIEQPNPETLLNACIFFDLDSVYGEAGLVESLKEQLAQKASRNPLFLASLARNALNRTPPLGFFRTFVMEKDGQQNNIINLKGRGTAPLTDLIRVHALACGSKAQNSLERLDAIGETKLLTEEAISQLRHALEFLSIVRIRHQAMDLQEGRDPDNYIEPEKISASDRHDLKSAFQVLSNAQKFLRFRYPGQQQGLPT, via the coding sequence ATGCAGGTCGAACAGATCGAGATACGCGACCACCTGAGTCGTTACGCCCCCTTCGACGCGCTGCCGGAAGAAGTCGTCGACGACATCGCCCGCCAGGTGGAGGTCGGCTACTTCAAGGCCGGCAGCGACATCCTCGGCTACGGCGAGCCGATCGAGGATCTGCACTACATCCGCAGCGGCGCCGTGGAGATCTACCGGCGCAACGGCGAACTCTACAACCGCCTGGCCGAGGGCGAGGTGTTCGGCCAGTTCGGCCTGCTGCGCGGGCACAAGGTGCGCCTGCCGGCCAAGGCCATCGAAGACAGCCTGATCTATTTCATTCCCGGCAACCTGTTCGAGCAGCTGTGCGAGGCCTACGACAATTTCGCCGACTTCGTCGAGGCCGAGGGGGTGTCGCGCCTGAAGTCCAAGGACGCCCCCCAGGGCACGGCCACCGAGCTGATGAGCATCGAGGTGCGCAAGCTGATCACCCGGCGCACGGTCAGCGTGCCGCTGGGCACCTCGGTGCAGGACGCCGCCCGGGTGATGACCGAGCATGGCGTGTCCTCGCTGGTGATCTTCGGCTCGACCCCGGCCGGCGCCGCCGGCCCCCGGCCGACCCAGATCATGGCCGGCATCACCACCGATCGCGACCTGCGCATCCGGGTGCTCGCCGAGGGCCTGCCCCTCGACACCCCGGTCGACCAGGTGATGTCGCCCAACCCCATCACCATCCAGGCCGAGGACTCGGTGTTCGAGGCCATGCTGTGCATGCTGCGCAACAACATCCACCATCTGCCGGTGGTGCATCGCCAGCGCCCGGTGGGGGTGATCAACCTCTCGGACATCATCAAGTACGAGTCGCAGAGCAGCCTGTACCTGGTCAACACCATCTTCAACCGCAAGTCGGTGGCCGAACTGCAGGCCCTGCTGCCGGACCTGCGCGCGACCTTCCTGCGCATGGTCAACGAGGAAGCCAACGCCCACATGATCGGCAGCGCCATGTCCGGCATCGGCCGCAGCTTCACCCAGCGCCTGCTGGAGCTGGCCGAGGAGGAACTCGGCCCGCCGCCGGTGCCCTACTGCTTCATGGCCCTGGGCTCCATGGCCCGCGACGAGCAGCTGATAGTGACCGACCAGGACAATGCCCTGGTGCTGGACAACCGCTTCGACCCGCGGGTCCACGACGAGTACTTCCTCAGGCTGGCGACCTTCGTCAGCGACGGCCTGGCGGCCTGCGGCTACAGCTACTGCAAGGGCGGGATCATGGCCACCAACGCCAAGTGGCGCCAGCCGCTGCGGGTGTGGAAAGGTTATTTCAACCAGTGGATCGAGCAGCCCAACCCGGAGACCCTGCTCAACGCCTGCATCTTCTTCGACCTGGACAGCGTCTACGGCGAGGCCGGACTGGTCGAGAGCCTCAAGGAACAGCTGGCGCAGAAGGCCAGCCGCAACCCGCTGTTCCTCGCCAGCCTGGCGCGCAACGCCCTCAACCGCACGCCGCCGCTGGGTTTCTTCCGCACCTTCGTGATGGAGAAGGACGGCCAGCAGAACAACATCATCAACCTCAAGGGCCGCGGCACCGCGCCGCTGACCGACCTGATCCGCGTGCACGCGCTGGCCTGTGGCTCCAAGGCGCAGAACTCCCTGGAGCGCCTGGACGCCATCGGCGAGACCAAGCTGCTGACCGAGGAGGCCATCAGCCAGCTGCGCCATGCCCTGGAGTTCCTCTCCATCGTGCGCATTCGCCACCAGGCCATGGACCTGCAGGAAGGCCGCGACCCGGACAACTACATCGAGCCGGAGAAGATCTCCGCCAGCGACCGGCATGACCTCAAGTCGGCCTTCCAGGTGCTGAGCAATGCGCAGAAGTTCCTGCGCTTCCGCTATCCCGGGCAGCAGCAGGGCCTGCCGACATGA
- a CDS encoding substrate-binding periplasmic protein — translation MKTWLAVILCFCLWLPAGPAPAERYRVGVELQPYLPYFAVQDGQYRGYARELLDAFARDQGHQFVYVPLPVKRLLGDYLAGRLDFKFPDHPNWKPRQKQGHLIHYSRPVAPYRDGVLVLPGHLGRDKARIRLLGTLLGFTPWPYLADIEDGSMTLTQSSSIDSLLRMALSGRVDAIYLNPRVARQALRAAGLPGDALVFDPGLAHVEDHYYLSSRLHPEVIVAFDQFLRRHPQLLRRLRAKYGID, via the coding sequence ATGAAGACCTGGTTAGCGGTGATCCTCTGTTTCTGCCTGTGGCTCCCCGCCGGCCCGGCGCCGGCCGAGCGCTACCGGGTCGGCGTCGAACTGCAGCCCTACCTGCCCTACTTCGCCGTCCAGGACGGCCAGTACCGGGGCTACGCGCGGGAACTGCTGGACGCCTTCGCCCGCGACCAGGGCCACCAGTTCGTCTACGTGCCGCTGCCGGTCAAACGCCTGCTGGGCGACTACCTCGCCGGCCGGCTGGACTTCAAGTTTCCCGACCATCCGAACTGGAAGCCCCGCCAGAAGCAGGGCCACCTGATCCATTACAGCCGGCCCGTCGCCCCCTACCGCGACGGTGTCCTGGTGCTGCCCGGCCACCTCGGCCGGGACAAGGCCAGGATCAGGCTGCTCGGCACCCTGCTCGGCTTCACCCCCTGGCCCTACCTGGCCGACATCGAAGACGGCAGCATGACGCTGACCCAGAGCAGCAGCATCGACTCGCTGCTGCGCATGGCCCTGAGCGGGCGCGTCGATGCGATCTACCTCAACCCCAGGGTGGCGCGGCAGGCGCTGCGGGCCGCCGGCCTGCCGGGCGACGCCCTGGTGTTCGACCCCGGGCTGGCCCATGTCGAGGATCACTACTACCTGTCCAGCCGCCTGCACCCCGAGGTGATCGTCGCGTTCGACCAGTTCCTGCGGCGCCACCCGCAGCTGCTGCGCCGCTTGCGGGCCAAGTACGGGATCGACTAG
- the cls gene encoding cardiolipin synthase, with amino-acid sequence MFTDFGVPHLFTYLIAAIHALGVLAAIHAVLTVRTAQGAIAWAVSLFFMPYLTLLPYLVFGRSRFDAYIKARRLADQEMHRAMAALNWRPWVEEALAASESKAFRRLRALPRLGQMPCLANNQVCLLIDGEATFAAIFAALAEARQVILLQFFIVRDDALGRRLHALLLERARAGVRVYFLYDGIGSHALPRAYVDGLRTAGVHIHAFPTRGGLLNRFQLNFRNHRKIVVVDGERGFLGGHNVGDAYLGLKPPLAPWRDTHVEVRGPVVACLQESFAEDWFWATRQMPPLLLPAAYPSAGMLCQVITSGPADAQETGSLLFVEAIHAARERIWITSPYFVPDEALFSALRLAVLRGVDVRILLPARPDHRVVYAASSLYAFEALRAGVRVFRYLPGFLHQKVMLIDRGACAIGSANLDNRSFRLNFEITLLTVDDGFATQVEQMLEDDFARSRELASADRRKVRRLQQLAMRVARLISPIL; translated from the coding sequence ATGTTCACGGACTTCGGCGTCCCCCACCTGTTCACCTACCTGATCGCCGCGATCCACGCCCTCGGCGTGCTGGCGGCCATCCATGCGGTGCTCACCGTGCGCACCGCCCAGGGCGCCATCGCCTGGGCGGTGTCGCTGTTCTTCATGCCCTACCTGACCCTGCTGCCCTATCTGGTATTCGGCCGCAGCCGCTTCGACGCCTATATCAAGGCGCGGCGCCTGGCCGACCAGGAAATGCACCGGGCCATGGCCGCGCTGAACTGGCGCCCCTGGGTCGAGGAGGCCCTCGCCGCCAGCGAGTCCAAGGCCTTCCGCCGCCTGCGCGCCCTGCCGCGCCTGGGCCAGATGCCCTGCCTGGCGAACAACCAGGTGTGCCTGCTGATCGACGGCGAGGCGACCTTCGCGGCGATCTTCGCCGCCCTGGCCGAGGCCCGCCAGGTCATCCTGCTGCAGTTCTTCATCGTCCGCGACGACGCCCTGGGCCGGCGCCTGCATGCCCTGCTGCTGGAGCGGGCCCGTGCCGGCGTGCGGGTGTATTTCCTCTATGACGGCATCGGCAGCCACGCCCTGCCCCGCGCCTATGTCGACGGCCTGCGCACGGCGGGCGTGCACATCCATGCCTTCCCCACCCGCGGCGGCCTGCTCAATCGCTTCCAGCTGAACTTCCGCAACCACCGCAAGATAGTGGTGGTCGACGGCGAGCGCGGCTTTCTCGGCGGGCACAACGTCGGTGATGCCTACCTGGGGCTGAAACCACCCCTGGCGCCCTGGCGCGACACCCATGTCGAGGTGCGCGGCCCGGTGGTCGCCTGCCTGCAGGAATCCTTCGCCGAGGACTGGTTCTGGGCCACCCGGCAGATGCCGCCGCTGCTGCTGCCCGCGGCCTACCCCAGCGCGGGCATGCTCTGCCAGGTGATCACCAGCGGCCCGGCCGACGCCCAGGAGACCGGTTCGCTGCTGTTCGTCGAGGCGATCCATGCGGCGCGCGAGCGCATCTGGATCACCAGCCCCTACTTCGTTCCCGACGAGGCCCTGTTCAGCGCCCTGCGCCTGGCGGTGCTGCGCGGCGTCGACGTGCGCATCCTGCTGCCGGCGCGGCCCGATCACCGGGTGGTCTACGCCGCCTCCAGCCTCTACGCCTTCGAGGCGCTGCGCGCCGGGGTGCGGGTGTTCCGCTACCTGCCGGGCTTCCTGCATCAGAAGGTCATGCTGATCGACCGCGGCGCCTGCGCCATCGGCAGCGCCAACCTGGACAACCGCTCGTTCCGCCTGAACTTCGAGATCACCCTGTTGACCGTCGACGACGGATTCGCCACCCAGGTCGAGCAGATGCTCGAGGACGATTTCGCCCGCTCCCGCGAGCTGGCCAGCGCCGACCGGCGCAAGGTGCGCCGCCTGCAGCAGCTGGCCATGCGCGTGGCGCGGCTGATTTCACCGATACTCTGA